GTGGAATTGATCAAGCCGATCGCCATGGAGGAAGGCTTGCGCTTCGCGATTCGCGAAGGCGGTCGTACCGTCGGCGCCGGCGTCGTCACCAAGGTCCTCGAGTAAATCACGGAAGAAAAGAGCCGGAGCTTCGCGCTCCGGCTCTTTTCTTTTGGGGTCGTTTCGCGCTAGACTGGCCTTTAGCACCAGGCAGGCGCCGGAGGGATTCCTCCGGCCTTTCCCTGAGAGGAAGCCTGGGAGTCCGAACGCGGGCGCTTCGCCCACACGGACGAAAGGAGTACGAACATGGCGAAGGAAGGTCCTCGCATCAAGATCAAGCTCGAGAGCACGGCGGGCACGGGCTTCTACTACACGACGACGAAGAACCGCCGCAACACCACGGCGAAGCTCGAGCTCAAAAAGTACGACCCGATTGCCAAGAAGCACGTTCCGTTCAAAGAAAAGAAGATCTAACGTGAACGGGATTGTGCGGTACTTCCAAGAATCGCGCCAGGAACTGTCGCGCGTGACATGGCCGAACCGCCAGCAGGTGCTGGAGGGCACGCAAGTCGTGCTGTTCTTCATCATCGCGATGTCCTTGTTGATCTTCATCTATGACTCGGCCTTCGCCTTCCTGATTCGCTCGGTGGTGCCGCGGTGAGTATCGAGTGGTACGCGGTCCACACGTACGTCGGTCAGGAGAAGCGAGTCGAGGAAGCGCTCATGGAGCGTTCCAAAAAGCTCGGCTTGTACGGCACGAAGATCTTTCAAGTGCTGCAACCCAAGGAAACGGCCATCGAGTTGCGCGAAGGTGGGAAGAAGGAGACCGTCGAGCGTCTCCTCTTTCCCGGCTACGTGTTCGTGCAGATGGACGTGGAAGACGACGATGTGCCGGGCGAGCTCGGCGAGTCGTGGGAAGCCGTGCGGGCGACGCCGGGCGTGACGGGCTTCGTGGGCACGTCCACCCATCCCGTGCCGCTTTCACCCGACGAAGTGCAGCGCTTGCTGCAAAGCGTCGGCGTGGCGGCGAAGCAGGAAGAAGCCGCTCCGGCGCGCGTCAAGGTCAACTTCAAAGAAGGTGACATGGTCCGCGTGACGGCCGGTCCGTTCGCCGACTTCACGGGTGTCGTTTCGGAAGTCAACGCGGCGCAGGCCAAGGTCAAGGTTCTCGTGTCGATCTTCGGACGTGAAACTCCGGTCGAGCTCGACT
This genomic stretch from Deinococcus yavapaiensis KR-236 harbors:
- the nusG gene encoding transcription termination/antitermination protein NusG, whose protein sequence is MSIEWYAVHTYVGQEKRVEEALMERSKKLGLYGTKIFQVLQPKETAIELREGGKKETVERLLFPGYVFVQMDVEDDDVPGELGESWEAVRATPGVTGFVGTSTHPVPLSPDEVQRLLQSVGVAAKQEEAAPARVKVNFKEGDMVRVTAGPFADFTGVVSEVNAAQAKVKVLVSIFGRETPVELDFSQVTKS
- the secE gene encoding preprotein translocase subunit SecE, which codes for MNGIVRYFQESRQELSRVTWPNRQQVLEGTQVVLFFIIAMSLLIFIYDSAFAFLIRSVVPR
- the rpmG gene encoding 50S ribosomal protein L33, which encodes MAKEGPRIKIKLESTAGTGFYYTTTKNRRNTTAKLELKKYDPIAKKHVPFKEKKI